The window AGTCTTTCTATTCCAGAGAAATATATTTCAACGTTCACATTGAATCAAAATTTGTACGAGAATGAGTTGTGCAACCCACTTCTCCTGAAATGGGAGTAAATAAAATAACCTGGAGCTACTGCAATTTTTCTTCTACAATTTTTATGAGTGTAGATTTTTTTATATCTCCATCCACAATAAACATTTTGGAATCTTCATAGGGTATTCTGGAATAATGGGCATCCCTTACCTCATATTTTACATTCATGGATTTCAATATCTGCTCAAGTTTTCCATCAGAATAGTTTTTAGCCCTTTCCCTGCTTATTTTTCTGCCGAGTCTTCTGGAAATTCCAGAATTGAAATACTGTGAGTATAAAACTATCATTTCAACAGTACTGCATTAATAATTCCATCCTGGCCTGGCCTTGATGTAATTCTTGCATTGCCTTCATCTGTTGATATTATGGTGCCACGGTTCATTATATTTCTCTGCACATAATGAGGATCAGCATTATTTTCCTTCACTGTAAGGATTTTAAGCTTCTTGGTTGTTTTGTCCTCTGGATTGTATATATTTGCATACTGTTCCTTTAGCAAAAGCAGCTTTCTGTTGCCTCCCATGGTTCTTAGCGCCCTGCGTTCTGTTTCCCCGATCTTTGTGAATGATGGTTCCCTTCCAAGCTCGTATCTTCTTTTTGAGTGGTTTCTCCTTAATTTCCCACCAGTAAACTTCTTTGTGCTTTTACCCTGATAAATTGTCATATAATACCTTAATTTAATGTAATTATATAAGTTTATTTATTAAAAATCTGCGGCTCCTGAGGGTTATTCTGATGTGGCAAATTCATTAAGCCCAGGATCTTTTATTCCCGGTGAAAAATACAAAAAATAAAAATAAACATAAACAATGTTTACTTACTGTGAACAGATATTCAATAATATTCAGAAATATAAGGGGTGTGTGGCATCTCATAGTGGTGGTAATAGCCTCATCGCTTGCCTATGCCTATCTGAGGCTTCTTGTTCCTTTATATATAGGAGATTCAGTTAACGAGCTTGTATCAAGGAATTATGCAATAATACTCCACTTTGCCCTTCTTATATTTTCTGTAACAGTGGCATCCTCCGTGTTCGACTTTCTGATTGATTACCTGTCCAACAAGGCCAGTCAGAAATTTGTGTACAACCTTAGAAAGAATGAATTCCATAAACTACTGTCAAAAAATTATGAGTATTTCAATAGCAATTCCACCGGCAATATACTATCTAAATTTACAATGGATATAGAAACCCTGAGGAGGCTTGTAAATATGTCTCTTTCAAACCTGTTCAGCGTGACATTCCTTATAGTCATAGCTGGAATAGAGTTAACACGGCTTTATTACGGATTTACGATAATATTCTTTATAGTGATAGCACCCATAATTTACTTTACTGTGGTAATGCAGAGAAAACAGAGAACATTCTGGAGGTCTCTCAGAAATAAATATGGAAAAATGAATAGCATAATAAATCAGAATATTATAGGAAACAGGGTAGTAAGGAGTTTTACTGCAGAGCAGGAGGAAATAGACAAATTCAACGATTCTACTGATTCATATTTTCAGGATTACCGTGGAATAGCAGGTGTCAGGTCACTATACAATCCACTCCTGACACTGCTTTTGAGCCTGGCAATTGGCTTTGTCCTCATATACGGCGGCATTGAAAGCATAGACTCCGTAATCTCTGTTGGAAGCGTCATAGCTGCGGTAAATATATTTACACTTGTGCTCAGGCCTGTAAGATTTTATGGAAGATATATATCATTCTATGAAAATGGTATGGCAAGCCTGGATAGAATAAATTCCATAAACAGTGATGGTTTTGAGACGCACGGAAATCTTGTCCCTGAAATCAAGGGAAATATAAAGCTGGAGAATCTATCATACAGTTCGGGCAAAACAACCATACTTTCAGACATAAATATGGAAATAAAAAGGGGAGACCGCGTCGCCATAGTTGGGGAAACCGGCGCAGGCAAAACCACACTGGTAAATATAATTTCCGGGCTTTACAAGAATTATACGGGCCATGCCTACCTGGATGGAAACGAGTTAAAGGAGGTTGACGATAAAATTATCAGGGAGAAGATAGGCATAGTTTCCCAGGATGCCATACTGTTCTCCGGGACAATCAGATATAACATAACCATGGGAAATGAGTACCCTGACAGTGAGGTAAAAAGGGCGGCAAGGCTTTCCATGCTGGATGACTTCATTGAAAGCCTTCCATTGGGATATGAAACTGCTGTGGGAGAAAGGGGAATCACCCTTTCAGGGGGGCAGAAGCAGAGAATTGCTATAGCCAGAATTATTGTAAGAAATCCGGAAATAATAATATTCGATGATTCAACGTCCAATCTTGATGCGGATACCGAAACACATTTCCTCAGTACAATAAGGGAATTTATAACAGGAAAAACCACCATAGTAATCAGCCACAAGCTCTCATCTGTGATGCTTGCTGACCGTGCATTTGTCCTTGAAAATGGAAGGCTGAGGGAGGAGGGAGAGATTTCTGATTTAATCCATAAAAACGGTTACTTCTCTGACCTGTTTTCCGGAAGATTCCGGGGTGATAACATTGAATAAATATTTTATAAGGCTGATCAGGGAGGTGCTCTCATACCGGCGGAATTCCAGCATAATTGTTGGATCAATACTTGCTTCATCCCTTATAGCCATGATCGGCCCGTACCTTATAGGAATAGCAACAGACTCAATCATAGCACTGAAATTCAGAATACTCATATTCCTGGCAGCGGGATACCTTGCCATATACCTGGCAAATTATGCTGCAGAAAACAGGAGGACAAAGTATATGATGAACACCTCCCAGGAGGTTATTAAAAATCTGAGAAACCGGGCTTTCAAAAAACTCCAGTATGTGCCACTTAAATATTACTCAGGCAAAAATGCTGGACAGATAATAAGCAGGATCACAAATGATGCGGAAACCCTCTCTGACTTCCTTACATTCCAGCTTCCACAGGTTGTTGCTGGAATAGCCGGAATTATAGCATCCATTATAATAATGGTCTACCTTGATCCGGTTCTAACACTTTATGCAGTTATCATAATTCCCATGCTACTGGCAACGATACTGCTGATGAATAAGAAAATAAAATTTAACTATATAAATGTAAGAAGGCGTATAGCAGAACTTACGGGAAATGTGGGCGAATCAATAAACGGAATCAAGGCCATAAAAAGTTCTGGTACAGAGGATGTGTTTAATAACAATTTCGAATCGGTAAATTCCAGGAATTACGATGCAAATGTCAGGGCTGTAAGGTTGACATCCATATTTTCCAGTATTGTCCAGGTTATAGAGGGACTGGGAATAATGATAGTCCTTTACGAGGGTGGATCGGAGGTTTTCGGAAGGGTAATCAGTATAGGAATACTGGTTTCATTTATAGTTTATGTCCAGAGTTTCTTCAACCCCATAGTCCAGTTATCCCAGTTTTATAATTCCTATCAGTCCTCATCAATTGCTATTGAAAGAATATACAAAATAATAGACGAGGATGTTGATTACAATACCGGAGGAAATAAACTCCCTGTGTTCAAAAACAAAATTTCTTTTGAAAATGTCTCGTTCGCATATGATAGGGAGAGAATAATCAACAATATCTCCATGGATATCAGAAAGGGGGAGAAAATAGCCATAATCGGAAAAACTGGGGCTGGAAAAACGACCCTGTCAGGCCTTATTCTGAACTTTTATAAGCCCACTTCCGGCTGCATAACCATGGACGGTGTTGATATAAATAACTTCAATACGCTGGAATACAGGAAGCTCTTCGGGGTCATACTGCAGGACCCGTTTCTATTTGAGGGCAGCATACTGGAAAATGTGAGGTTTGCTAGCCCTGACATCCCTGAACACACAATAAATGCGAAGATGGAAGAACTGGGACTCGCAGCAATTCTTGGGCCGCTGGGATTGGATTATGAGGTCGGTGAAAGGGGTACAAATCTATCAGAGGGCCAGAGGCAGGCAGTATCAATACTTCGGGCAGCTGTAAATAATCCACAGATCATAATAATGGATGAGGCCACCTCACAGCTCGATCTGAAAAATGAGGGCATCATTCAGAATGCAATCTTCCGGTTTATGGATGGTAAAACAATAATAATCATAGCACACCATCTGGAAACTATTGTAAATTCGGACTATATTTATTACATAGATCATGGAAGCATACTGGAGGAAGGCACCCCAGAGGATTTGATGAACCGTGGTACAAGATTCTATGATTTATATCTAAAAAATAAACTGTTAATATAATAAGCTACTGTTTATTAGAATTATCCGGCGATGGTATCTTTGTAAGTTTTCCTCTAACCTTATCTGGATTGTATCTCACATCAAGTTCCTTCATTTTCTCCATATAGGCGTCTTCAAGGTTAAAATTTAAATGATCTGCTATTGCAAGGCAGGAGAATAAAATATCAGAAACCTCATTTTTTATCATTGTAAGCGACTTTTTATCATTACCCTCCAGGATAGATTTCTCAAAATTTTGGTCCCTCCACAGTAGTATCTCCATTAGTTCATTTGACTCTATTGAACAGTTCATTGCAAGATCCTTTATAGTATGAAACTGTCGCCAGTCCCTTTTATCAATAAACTCTTTGGCTATTCGCTGAAGTTCTGATAGATCAGACATGATAATGGAGGTTAATTTATGATAAATATATTTTGATTAAATGAACTATACTGTATGATTCATCCAAGAAATTCCCTGGCCCTAAATCAAAAATTTTATCCTATACTATTTATATGTAAAATTATATAACCTAAATTGATTAAGTTTAAAATAATGTATTTCAGGCGCAAATCTGGCAAATCATAAACAGGGTTGATACATAGTGCCTGAAACAGGTAGCTTTGGCATGTGTGGTATGGTATTAAAAGCTTATTTAAAGGTAGAGGTTTATATTGCATGAAAAGTAAGGAGCATACTAATGGAGAAAACTCAAAAAAGGCAAACGAAAACTCAATTGTGAAATCGGTAGTTTTTTATGTTATCTCAATTTTCCTTTCAGTTATTATAATAATGATTTCAATTACCATAATGACAACCGTTGTTCTTCTTGGATACCGTTTGAATTTATATTATTATTACCTAATTTTCATTGTTGTATCAATCAATATCGGCATTCTTGGAGTTTCCCTCCGCGGTATTATCCATACATATCCGTTGTTTGCAGATCATAATAATGGAAAAATCATAATGGTACCATCACCTGGCCCCAAGAAAATTGACGATAACCCCCCTGGAAAAGAGATACTAACAACAGAATTTTTTTCCCAGACAGAACTTGGCATTATTGATCTCCTCATGAAGCACGGTAATGTAATGCTTCAGAGCACGATTGTTTCCTCTTCAGGAATATCCAAGGCATCAGCCTCAAGAGCCATTACATCCCTGGAAAACAAAGGAGTAATATTAAAACAAAGAAAAGGTGTAACAAATGAAATAATTCTTCCTGAAACCTATTTCAAATAGTTCCATGAAACTGGTTTCAGATAGAGTTTAAAAGCTATTCCCGAATATATAGAGTATGGAAAAGAAAATTTGGAATATGGTCTGGATACTGGTGGCGCTTGTTGCTGTTATGGCAACTATTTCAGTCGTGATGGCTGTGCTTTTCGGCAGGAATTACTATAATGGTCCTTACCCCCCGTTCAATATGCCAGCTAATATGTATGCACGCATAGGCATAGCTATTATGATGCCTGTAATGGCAATAATAACCATTATATTCGTTATAATATTTGTGCGTTTCTTACTGGCGAATGTAAGGGGCACTTACATGGAAAGACATGGTATGTGGTCCAATAATGCAGAAAACATTGCAAAAGAAAGACTGGCAAAAGGAGAAATAACTGAGGAACAGTATCAGAAGATAATTGAAACGTTAAGGAAGTAAAGGTGGATATTCTTCATAATACCCACCTTAAAAACTATTATTTTAAGGGTTCGGGATACTATTAATTTTTATGCCAATCCGGTATTAATAATTCTAACAAAATTGGATAAATTTCAAATCTACTGGTACACTATCAAGAATATTAGATTTTGATTTCTCTATAGAAAACCATAAAATGTTTGTATTATCAAATGCGGAGGGTCGGATTTGAACCGGCGAACCCCTTTGGGAACAGATTTTGAGTCTGTCACCTTTAGCCTGACTCGGTAACCTCCGCTTTTTTATGTATAGCATGTATAATGTCATACAAAGCTCAATTGTTATTGATTTTAGAGCTTATAAATTCAGTATCACAGGACTGCATAAAAATTTTAGCATTGTAATTTT of the Ferroplasma sp. genome contains:
- a CDS encoding 30S ribosomal protein S8e is translated as MTIYQGKSTKKFTGGKLRRNHSKRRYELGREPSFTKIGETERRALRTMGGNRKLLLLKEQYANIYNPEDKTTKKLKILTVKENNADPHYVQRNIMNRGTIISTDEGNARITSRPGQDGIINAVLLK
- a CDS encoding ABC transporter ATP-binding protein — its product is MNRYSIIFRNIRGVWHLIVVVIASSLAYAYLRLLVPLYIGDSVNELVSRNYAIILHFALLIFSVTVASSVFDFLIDYLSNKASQKFVYNLRKNEFHKLLSKNYEYFNSNSTGNILSKFTMDIETLRRLVNMSLSNLFSVTFLIVIAGIELTRLYYGFTIIFFIVIAPIIYFTVVMQRKQRTFWRSLRNKYGKMNSIINQNIIGNRVVRSFTAEQEEIDKFNDSTDSYFQDYRGIAGVRSLYNPLLTLLLSLAIGFVLIYGGIESIDSVISVGSVIAAVNIFTLVLRPVRFYGRYISFYENGMASLDRINSINSDGFETHGNLVPEIKGNIKLENLSYSSGKTTILSDINMEIKRGDRVAIVGETGAGKTTLVNIISGLYKNYTGHAYLDGNELKEVDDKIIREKIGIVSQDAILFSGTIRYNITMGNEYPDSEVKRAARLSMLDDFIESLPLGYETAVGERGITLSGGQKQRIAIARIIVRNPEIIIFDDSTSNLDADTETHFLSTIREFITGKTTIVISHKLSSVMLADRAFVLENGRLREEGEISDLIHKNGYFSDLFSGRFRGDNIE
- a CDS encoding signal recognition particle subunit SRP19/SEC65 family protein codes for the protein MIVLYSQYFNSGISRRLGRKISRERAKNYSDGKLEQILKSMNVKYEVRDAHYSRIPYEDSKMFIVDGDIKKSTLIKIVEEKLQ
- a CDS encoding MarR family transcriptional regulator, which codes for MKSKEHTNGENSKKANENSIVKSVVFYVISIFLSVIIIMISITIMTTVVLLGYRLNLYYYYLIFIVVSINIGILGVSLRGIIHTYPLFADHNNGKIIMVPSPGPKKIDDNPPGKEILTTEFFSQTELGIIDLLMKHGNVMLQSTIVSSSGISKASASRAITSLENKGVILKQRKGVTNEIILPETYFK
- a CDS encoding MazG-like family protein — translated: MSDLSELQRIAKEFIDKRDWRQFHTIKDLAMNCSIESNELMEILLWRDQNFEKSILEGNDKKSLTMIKNEVSDILFSCLAIADHLNFNLEDAYMEKMKELDVRYNPDKVRGKLTKIPSPDNSNKQ
- a CDS encoding ABC transporter ATP-binding protein; the protein is MITLNKYFIRLIREVLSYRRNSSIIVGSILASSLIAMIGPYLIGIATDSIIALKFRILIFLAAGYLAIYLANYAAENRRTKYMMNTSQEVIKNLRNRAFKKLQYVPLKYYSGKNAGQIISRITNDAETLSDFLTFQLPQVVAGIAGIIASIIIMVYLDPVLTLYAVIIIPMLLATILLMNKKIKFNYINVRRRIAELTGNVGESINGIKAIKSSGTEDVFNNNFESVNSRNYDANVRAVRLTSIFSSIVQVIEGLGIMIVLYEGGSEVFGRVISIGILVSFIVYVQSFFNPIVQLSQFYNSYQSSSIAIERIYKIIDEDVDYNTGGNKLPVFKNKISFENVSFAYDRERIINNISMDIRKGEKIAIIGKTGAGKTTLSGLILNFYKPTSGCITMDGVDINNFNTLEYRKLFGVILQDPFLFEGSILENVRFASPDIPEHTINAKMEELGLAAILGPLGLDYEVGERGTNLSEGQRQAVSILRAAVNNPQIIIMDEATSQLDLKNEGIIQNAIFRFMDGKTIIIIAHHLETIVNSDYIYYIDHGSILEEGTPEDLMNRGTRFYDLYLKNKLLI